A genomic segment from Frateuria edaphi encodes:
- a CDS encoding AAA family ATPase — translation MDTPHTAAPNRLQQAFVHLRDELQREVIGQPHLIECLLIALLADGHLLVEGAPGLAKTTAVKALAARIEADFHRVQFTPDLLPADLTGTDVFRPQAGSFEFERGPLFHNIVLADEINRAPAKVQSALLEAMAERQITVGRSTWRLPDLFLVMATQNPIEQEGTFALPEAQLDRFVMHVTIGYPDAASELAILKLAREQARRALHPAASPRALLSPADVFAARDAALEVHMAPALEEYLAQLVLATRDAGRYGAELERWIAWGASPRATIALDRCARAHAWLAGRDYALPEDVHGVVHEVLRHRVLLSYEAEAEGVRSDQVIDRLLDLVPLP, via the coding sequence ATGGACACACCGCACACCGCCGCCCCCAACCGCCTGCAGCAGGCCTTCGTGCATTTGCGCGACGAGCTGCAGCGCGAGGTGATCGGCCAACCGCACCTGATCGAATGCCTGCTGATCGCGCTGCTGGCCGATGGCCACCTGCTGGTCGAGGGAGCGCCGGGCTTGGCCAAGACCACCGCGGTCAAGGCCCTGGCAGCGCGCATCGAGGCCGATTTCCACCGCGTGCAGTTCACCCCGGACTTGCTGCCGGCCGACCTCACCGGTACCGACGTCTTCCGCCCGCAGGCGGGCAGTTTCGAATTCGAGCGTGGACCTCTGTTCCACAACATCGTGCTGGCCGACGAGATCAACCGCGCGCCGGCCAAGGTGCAGTCGGCGCTGCTCGAAGCGATGGCCGAGCGACAAATCACCGTCGGTCGCAGCACCTGGCGGCTGCCGGACCTGTTCCTGGTGATGGCCACGCAAAATCCGATCGAGCAGGAGGGCACCTTCGCATTGCCCGAGGCGCAGCTTGACCGATTCGTGATGCACGTGACGATCGGCTATCCCGACGCGGCCTCGGAGCTTGCCATCCTGAAGCTGGCCCGCGAACAGGCGCGTCGCGCCCTGCACCCGGCCGCGTCGCCGCGCGCGCTGCTCAGCCCGGCCGACGTCTTCGCGGCCCGCGACGCCGCGCTCGAAGTGCACATGGCGCCCGCGCTTGAGGAATACCTTGCGCAACTGGTTCTGGCCACCCGCGATGCCGGCCGCTACGGCGCGGAACTGGAGCGGTGGATCGCGTGGGGCGCGAGCCCGCGCGCCACCATCGCGCTGGACCGTTGTGCCCGTGCGCACGCCTGGCTGGCCGGGCGCGACTACGCGTTGCCGGAGGACGTGCACGGTGTGGTGCACGAAGTGCTGCGCCACCGCGTGCTGCTCAGCTACGAAGCCGAGGCCGAGGGCGTGCGCAGCGACCAGGTCATCGACCGCCTGCTGGATCTCGTGCCGCTGCCGTGA
- the pilQ gene encoding type IV pilus secretin PilQ gives MRQARRCLLTGLLMAAAAWAGDAMAATNTLKGISYDTLPGGKVELHMNFAGGPPPQPRIFTTGNPPRIAVDFADTTNAAPRHLDIGKGSTSGVSAVSAGGRTRVVVELMRDASYDTRVDGNDLVMTVDNGTAAQTTTTASTIDPTKALPSSMNGPSVSGIDFRRGPNGEGRVLVGFTGAGADVDMHREGDKLIVNLSHVKLPAEQAQRLDVLDFATPVQSITTRAGMGGGAHMEIGLKGNVETSSYQTADQYVVEVAPKKDAATADGKLAKGQPPAYNGTRVTFNFQDIPVRAALQFIAEMSKKNLVVADSVGGSVTLRLVNVPWDQALDVILRAKGLDKRSDGNVIWIAPQQELANYEQNLAEARLKAEDTAELVTDYVPISYGKAADIAKLLTTGSKSAAGGGGGGGGSHGFLSPRGSVSFDERTNTLLLNETPDKIRELRELIGVLDRPVQQVLIESRIVVATDDFTRELGVKWGVQALHTTSGGNVITTAPQGGANGAGSLAIERANNNAGTGNASGVTTYQTGAGGFNVNLPAANPMGSFGLAILGANYLVDLELSAAQTEGRGEVISSPRVITANQQEAVIRQGQQIGYVTYQNSATGSAGSGTATVQFKDAVLELRVTPTITADSRVYLKINVKKDALAKFIDAPGSGQVPQIDTREINTSVLVDNGQTVVLGGIYEITKANTISKVPGLGDIPGLGALFRKTVKNNSKAELLIFVTPRILSETLQ, from the coding sequence ATGCGCCAAGCACGCCGCTGCCTGTTGACGGGCCTGCTGATGGCCGCAGCCGCATGGGCGGGCGATGCCATGGCGGCCACCAACACGCTCAAGGGGATCAGTTACGACACGTTGCCGGGGGGCAAGGTCGAACTGCACATGAATTTCGCTGGCGGCCCGCCGCCGCAGCCGCGCATCTTCACCACCGGCAATCCGCCGCGCATCGCGGTCGATTTCGCTGACACGACCAACGCGGCTCCTCGTCATCTGGACATCGGCAAGGGCTCGACCTCCGGCGTGTCGGCGGTTTCCGCCGGCGGTCGCACCCGCGTGGTGGTCGAACTGATGCGCGATGCCTCGTATGACACGCGCGTGGACGGCAACGACCTGGTGATGACCGTCGACAACGGCACCGCGGCGCAGACCACCACCACCGCCTCGACGATCGACCCGACCAAGGCGCTGCCTTCGAGCATGAACGGCCCGTCGGTATCCGGCATCGACTTCCGTCGTGGTCCGAACGGCGAAGGCCGCGTGCTGGTCGGCTTCACCGGCGCTGGCGCGGATGTGGACATGCACCGCGAGGGCGACAAGCTCATCGTCAACCTGAGCCACGTGAAGCTGCCGGCCGAACAGGCCCAGCGCCTGGATGTGCTCGATTTCGCCACGCCGGTGCAGTCGATCACCACCCGCGCCGGGATGGGCGGCGGTGCGCACATGGAGATCGGCCTGAAGGGCAACGTGGAGACCTCCTCCTACCAGACCGCCGACCAGTACGTGGTCGAGGTTGCGCCCAAGAAGGATGCCGCGACCGCCGACGGCAAGCTGGCCAAGGGCCAGCCGCCGGCCTACAACGGCACCCGCGTGACTTTCAACTTCCAGGACATCCCGGTGCGAGCCGCGCTGCAGTTCATCGCGGAAATGTCCAAGAAGAACCTGGTCGTGGCCGACAGCGTGGGTGGCAGCGTCACCCTGCGGCTGGTGAACGTGCCGTGGGACCAGGCGCTGGACGTGATCCTGCGTGCCAAGGGGCTGGACAAGCGTAGTGACGGCAACGTCATCTGGATCGCTCCGCAGCAGGAACTGGCCAATTACGAGCAGAACCTGGCCGAGGCGCGCCTTAAGGCCGAGGACACCGCCGAACTCGTCACCGACTACGTGCCGATCAGCTATGGCAAGGCGGCCGACATCGCGAAGCTGCTGACCACTGGCAGCAAGAGCGCTGCTGGCGGCGGCGGTGGTGGTGGCGGCAGCCACGGTTTCCTGTCGCCGCGCGGTAGCGTGTCGTTCGACGAGCGCACCAATACCCTGCTACTGAACGAAACGCCGGACAAGATCCGCGAGCTGCGCGAGCTGATCGGCGTGCTCGACCGGCCGGTCCAGCAGGTGCTGATCGAGTCGCGTATCGTGGTGGCCACCGACGACTTCACCCGCGAGTTGGGCGTGAAGTGGGGCGTGCAGGCTCTGCACACCACCAGCGGCGGCAACGTGATCACCACCGCTCCGCAGGGCGGCGCCAACGGTGCGGGCAGCCTGGCCATCGAGCGCGCCAACAACAATGCCGGCACGGGCAACGCCTCGGGCGTGACCACCTACCAGACCGGCGCGGGCGGCTTCAACGTCAACCTGCCGGCCGCCAATCCGATGGGCAGCTTCGGCCTGGCGATCCTGGGCGCGAACTACCTGGTCGACCTGGAGCTCTCGGCCGCGCAGACCGAAGGCCGTGGCGAGGTCATCTCCAGCCCGCGTGTGATCACCGCCAACCAGCAGGAAGCGGTGATCCGCCAGGGCCAGCAGATCGGCTACGTGACCTACCAGAACAGCGCCACCGGCTCGGCCGGCAGCGGCACCGCCACGGTGCAGTTCAAGGACGCCGTGCTGGAGCTGCGCGTGACCCCGACGATTACCGCCGACAGCCGTGTGTACCTGAAGATCAACGTCAAGAAGGACGCGCTGGCCAAGTTCATCGATGCGCCGGGCAGCGGCCAGGTGCCGCAGATCGACACCCGCGAAATCAACACCTCGGTGCTGGTGGACAACGGCCAGACGGTCGTGCTTGGCGGCATCTACGAGATCACCAAGGCCAACACCATCAGCAAGGTGCCAGGCCTGGGCGACATTCCCGGCTTGGGCGCTCTGTTCCGCAAGACGGTCAAGAACAATAGCAAGGCGGAACTGTTGATCTTCGTGACGCCGCGCATCCTCAGCGAAACGCTGCAGTAA
- a CDS encoding PilN domain-containing protein has protein sequence MAHINLLPWRAERRKQREREFFMQLGAAFGAALLALFLWSFWMGMRIDNQNERNAYLQGEIKQLDERIAKIKDLENVRQRLLARKQIIEQLQANRSQMVHLFDELVKTIPASVRLTSMKQNSDSMVLSGVAQSNASVAEYMRNLDGSPWMGNADLDKTQIQYRAGRMPYTFGLRVKLSQPNAEEPGKTPVLLDDSGTPSRGSSASAVSGGAGK, from the coding sequence ATGGCACACATCAACCTCCTTCCCTGGCGTGCCGAACGGCGCAAGCAGCGCGAGCGCGAATTCTTCATGCAGCTCGGCGCGGCCTTCGGGGCGGCGCTGTTGGCGTTGTTCCTGTGGTCGTTCTGGATGGGCATGCGCATCGACAACCAGAACGAGCGCAACGCCTACCTGCAGGGCGAGATCAAGCAACTGGATGAGCGCATCGCCAAGATCAAGGACCTGGAGAACGTCCGCCAGCGCCTGCTCGCCCGCAAGCAGATCATCGAGCAGTTGCAGGCCAACCGCTCGCAGATGGTCCACCTGTTCGACGAACTGGTGAAGACGATCCCGGCCAGCGTGCGCCTGACGAGCATGAAGCAGAACTCGGATTCGATGGTGCTCTCCGGCGTGGCCCAGTCCAACGCCAGCGTGGCCGAATACATGCGCAACCTCGATGGCTCGCCCTGGATGGGAAATGCCGACCTGGACAAGACGCAGATCCAGTACCGCGCCGGGCGCATGCCTTACACGTTCGGCCTGCGCGTCAAGCTGAGCCAGCCCAATGCGGAGGAGCCGGGCAAGACGCCAGTGCTGCTGGATGACAGTGGCACGCCCTCGAGGGGATCCTCGGCTTCGGCCGTTAGCGGGGGGGCTGGCAAATGA
- a CDS encoding penicillin-binding protein 1A, with translation MQIFKRLLRWALILAFTGVFLAIAAVGVAYWLVSPRLPSVAVLKDYHMQVPLRVLSADGKLIATFGETRRIPVDIANVPDKLKHAVLAAEDADFYNHPGVDWHGIARAGWHVIISGGDKGSGGSTITQQVARNFFLSPEKLYSRKLIEIFIALRMENELTKDQILELYLNKMFLGHRSYGVAAAAEYYYGKTLDQLTIAQCATIASTFQLPSLVNPINSPQRMLARRNWVLGQMQEHRYISQAEYEQAVHEPNNAFPHEQPIEVDAPYLAEMVRLQALDRLGNDALTEGYVVRTTVTSARQQAAVEAMRDGLVAYDRRHGWRGPEAHQALAPDAGNDDLDRLLSGYTDISGMQPAIVTAVGDGKATLYLASRQTVELGLEAVAWARPYRNENHTGATPKSVDDVLKRGDIVRVARNDKGDWELAQLPKVQGALVSVNPEDGSVQALVGGYSFLRSKFNRAVMAARQPGSSFKPYLYSAAFERGFTPASIVNDAPLALPDPSKPNGLWTPENDDGKFDGPMRLREALVESKNLVSVRLLDAIGVRFARDYITRFGFPPDALPKNLSLALGTASVSPMGMARGYAVFANGGYLVSPYFIKEIDGRDGKPVYVANPTRACRTCQERLLDTRPPGPPPADIGGHPANAIAAVPAGASTVAGVGDAVLPADAHGEGAHPPLLAPQVIDVRNDYLITSLMKDVILRGTGYAAKALGRDDLAGKTGSTNDHRDAWFVGFNGDVSTSVWVGFDDFSSLGRANGVGEFGAQAALPIWMGYMGTVLKDMPSNALPMPPGIATVQINRQSGLPTAPNDPNAMSEILKVEDVDRLRAQAAQQQQNQDEQHPYDIF, from the coding sequence ATGCAAATTTTTAAGCGTCTGCTGCGCTGGGCCTTGATCCTGGCCTTCACCGGTGTGTTCCTGGCCATCGCCGCCGTAGGAGTCGCCTACTGGCTGGTTTCCCCTCGCCTGCCTTCGGTGGCGGTGCTGAAGGACTACCACATGCAGGTGCCGCTGCGGGTGCTCAGCGCCGACGGCAAGCTGATCGCCACGTTCGGCGAGACCCGGCGCATCCCGGTCGACATCGCCAACGTGCCGGACAAGCTCAAGCACGCGGTGCTGGCGGCCGAGGATGCCGATTTCTACAACCACCCGGGCGTGGACTGGCACGGCATCGCGCGCGCCGGCTGGCACGTGATCATCTCCGGCGGCGACAAGGGTTCGGGCGGCTCGACCATCACCCAGCAGGTGGCGCGCAACTTCTTCCTGAGTCCGGAGAAGCTTTACTCGCGCAAGCTGATCGAAATCTTCATCGCGCTGCGCATGGAGAACGAGCTGACCAAGGACCAGATCCTGGAGCTCTACCTCAACAAGATGTTCCTGGGCCACCGCTCCTACGGTGTGGCGGCCGCCGCCGAGTACTACTACGGCAAGACGCTGGACCAGCTGACGATCGCCCAGTGCGCGACCATCGCCTCGACCTTCCAGTTGCCCTCGCTGGTCAATCCCATCAACAGCCCCCAGCGCATGCTGGCGCGCCGCAACTGGGTGCTCGGCCAGATGCAGGAACACCGCTACATCAGCCAGGCCGAGTACGAACAGGCGGTGCACGAGCCGAACAACGCCTTCCCGCACGAACAGCCGATCGAGGTGGATGCGCCGTACCTCGCCGAGATGGTGCGCCTGCAGGCGCTCGACCGGCTCGGCAATGACGCACTGACCGAAGGCTACGTGGTCCGCACGACCGTCACCAGCGCCCGGCAGCAGGCGGCGGTGGAAGCCATGCGCGACGGCCTGGTCGCCTACGACCGCCGCCACGGCTGGCGCGGTCCCGAGGCACACCAGGCGTTGGCGCCCGACGCAGGCAACGACGATCTGGACCGACTGCTCTCCGGGTATACCGACATCTCCGGCATGCAGCCGGCGATCGTCACTGCCGTGGGCGACGGCAAGGCCACGCTTTACCTGGCCAGCCGGCAAACGGTGGAACTGGGCCTCGAAGCGGTCGCGTGGGCGCGCCCCTATCGCAACGAGAACCACACTGGCGCGACGCCCAAGAGCGTCGACGATGTACTCAAGCGCGGCGACATCGTGCGCGTGGCGCGCAACGACAAGGGCGACTGGGAACTGGCCCAGCTCCCCAAGGTGCAGGGCGCGCTGGTTTCGGTGAACCCGGAAGACGGCTCGGTGCAGGCGCTGGTTGGCGGCTACAGCTTCCTGCGCAGCAAGTTCAATCGCGCGGTGATGGCTGCTCGCCAGCCCGGCTCCAGCTTCAAGCCGTACCTTTATTCGGCGGCGTTCGAGCGCGGCTTCACCCCGGCCTCGATCGTCAACGACGCGCCGCTCGCCCTGCCCGATCCTTCCAAGCCCAACGGACTGTGGACGCCGGAGAACGACGACGGCAAGTTCGACGGTCCGATGCGCCTTCGCGAAGCGCTGGTCGAGTCGAAGAACCTGGTCTCGGTGCGCCTGCTCGACGCCATCGGCGTGCGCTTCGCACGCGACTACATCACGCGCTTCGGCTTCCCGCCCGATGCGTTGCCGAAAAACCTGTCGCTGGCGCTGGGCACCGCGTCGGTCTCGCCGATGGGCATGGCGCGCGGCTACGCGGTGTTCGCCAACGGCGGCTACCTCGTCTCGCCTTACTTCATCAAGGAGATCGATGGCCGCGACGGCAAGCCGGTCTATGTCGCCAACCCGACCCGCGCCTGCCGCACTTGCCAGGAGCGCCTGCTCGACACCCGCCCGCCTGGCCCACCGCCAGCGGACATCGGCGGACACCCGGCAAACGCGATCGCCGCGGTGCCGGCCGGTGCCAGCACGGTGGCGGGCGTGGGCGATGCCGTGCTGCCGGCCGACGCCCATGGCGAGGGCGCACACCCGCCGTTGCTCGCGCCTCAGGTGATCGATGTACGCAACGACTACCTGATCACCTCGCTGATGAAAGACGTGATCCTGCGCGGCACCGGTTATGCGGCCAAGGCGCTGGGCCGCGATGACCTGGCCGGCAAGACCGGCTCGACCAACGACCACCGCGACGCCTGGTTCGTCGGCTTCAACGGCGACGTCTCGACGTCGGTGTGGGTCGGCTTCGACGATTTCAGCTCGCTCGGTCGCGCCAACGGTGTCGGCGAATTCGGCGCACAGGCCGCGCTACCGATCTGGATGGGGTACATGGGCACGGTGCTCAAGGACATGCCGTCCAACGCCTTGCCGATGCCGCCAGGTATCGCCACCGTGCAGATCAACCGCCAGAGCGGCCTGCCCACGGCCCCCAACGATCCCAACGCGATGAGCGAGATCCTCAAGGTCGAAGACGTCGACCGCCTTCGCGCCCAGGCGGCGCAGCAGCAGCAGAACCAGGACGAGCAACACCCGTACGACATCTTCTGA
- a CDS encoding type 4a pilus biogenesis protein PilO, whose protein sequence is MKFFDELRSLDRNNIGGWSRSVKIFFTVLVFLIVMFLGWYLHVSDQQDTLASLASKEVSLKQEFTQKQAKAVNLEALQQQLDEMQDMLRQLLRQLPSKTEMPELLVDISQTALAAGLEIQVFDPGTEKPKDFYAEEPIELKMVGTYHQFGNFISGVASLPRVVILTMHDVSLSTQLPVGPNGEPPAGGQLVLQGTVKTYRYLEDNESAESKATKGKGKARGRK, encoded by the coding sequence ATGAAGTTCTTCGATGAATTGCGCAGCCTGGACCGCAACAACATCGGTGGCTGGTCCCGGTCGGTCAAGATCTTCTTCACCGTGCTGGTCTTCCTGATCGTGATGTTCCTGGGCTGGTACCTGCACGTCAGCGACCAGCAGGACACGCTGGCGAGCCTGGCTTCCAAGGAGGTCTCGCTCAAGCAGGAATTCACCCAGAAGCAGGCCAAGGCGGTCAATCTCGAGGCGTTGCAACAGCAGCTCGACGAGATGCAGGACATGCTGCGCCAGCTGTTGCGCCAGCTGCCCAGCAAGACCGAGATGCCGGAGCTGCTGGTGGACATTTCGCAGACCGCGCTGGCGGCGGGCCTGGAGATCCAGGTGTTCGATCCCGGCACCGAGAAACCCAAGGATTTCTACGCCGAGGAGCCGATCGAGCTGAAGATGGTCGGCACCTACCACCAGTTCGGCAATTTCATCAGCGGCGTGGCCTCGCTGCCGCGCGTGGTGATCCTCACGATGCATGACGTTTCGCTGTCCACCCAGCTTCCGGTCGGTCCCAACGGGGAACCGCCGGCCGGCGGCCAGCTCGTGCTGCAGGGCACGGTCAAGACTTACCGCTACCTGGAAGACAACGAGAGCGCCGAGAGCAAGGCCACGAAGGGCAAGGGCAAGGCGAGGGGGCGCAAATGA
- a CDS encoding pilus assembly protein PilP: protein MSSLNAVRPARVARLLLMLAALALLAGCTRGMSDLRDWVAQEKSKKGAPIPPLPVIKTFETFQYSDEGKRDPFSASTAETQPSGPSNGPRPDEGRPKEPLEMFALDSLKMVGTVGNGAGIEALVKDPGGVIHRVHVNEYMGQNYGRVTDIAEDHVDLVELVSNGNGGWMERSASIGLGDK, encoded by the coding sequence ATGAGCAGCTTGAATGCCGTCAGGCCCGCCCGCGTGGCGCGGCTGCTGTTGATGCTCGCCGCGCTTGCGCTGCTGGCCGGCTGCACCCGCGGCATGTCCGACCTGCGTGACTGGGTCGCCCAGGAAAAGAGCAAGAAGGGTGCGCCGATCCCCCCCTTGCCGGTCATCAAGACGTTCGAAACCTTCCAGTATTCGGACGAGGGCAAGCGCGACCCGTTCAGCGCGAGCACCGCCGAGACGCAGCCCAGTGGTCCGTCCAACGGCCCGCGTCCGGACGAGGGCCGCCCCAAAGAGCCACTTGAGATGTTCGCGCTGGACAGCCTGAAGATGGTGGGCACGGTCGGCAACGGCGCCGGCATCGAGGCGCTGGTGAAGGACCCCGGTGGCGTTATCCATCGCGTCCACGTCAATGAATACATGGGACAGAACTACGGTCGGGTCACCGACATCGCGGAAGACCACGTCGACCTGGTCGAACTGGTCTCCAATGGCAATGGCGGCTGGATGGAACGTTCGGCCAGCATCGGGCTCGGCGACAAATGA
- a CDS encoding pilus assembly protein PilM, with protein sequence MGLFTPKKPSLIGVDISSTAVKLLQLSQAGGRYRVEHYAVEPLPPNAVVEKNIVEVEAVGEAIRRALARSGSKLKHASAAVAGSAVITRIVPMSGDLSEEDLEGQIQVEANQYIPYPIDEVSLDFEVMGPVRDNPDMNNVLLAASRTENVDMRVAALDLGGLAAKVIDVEAFAMENAFAMLVDQLNVSRDALVAVVDIGATMTTLSVLRHQRTIYSREQVFGGKQLTDEIMRRYGLSYEEAGRAKRKGGLPESYETEALEPFKEALIQQISRLLQFFFAGSEYSKVDQVVLAGGCASIEGLCPMLEEQLGVPCMVANPLARMSLAPKVQAQSLAQDAPALMIAVGLALRSFD encoded by the coding sequence GTGGGTCTGTTTACACCCAAGAAGCCGTCGCTGATCGGCGTCGACATCAGTTCGACCGCGGTCAAGCTGCTACAGCTGAGCCAGGCCGGTGGCCGTTATCGCGTGGAGCACTACGCGGTCGAGCCACTGCCCCCCAACGCCGTGGTCGAGAAGAACATCGTCGAGGTCGAGGCGGTGGGCGAGGCGATCCGACGGGCGTTGGCGCGGTCCGGTTCCAAACTCAAGCACGCTTCGGCGGCGGTGGCCGGCTCGGCCGTGATCACGCGCATCGTGCCGATGTCCGGGGATCTTTCCGAGGAAGACCTCGAGGGCCAGATCCAGGTCGAGGCCAACCAGTACATTCCCTACCCGATCGACGAGGTCAGCCTCGATTTCGAGGTAATGGGGCCGGTGCGCGACAACCCGGACATGAACAACGTCCTGCTGGCCGCCTCGCGCACCGAGAACGTGGACATGCGCGTCGCCGCGCTGGACCTGGGTGGCCTCGCCGCCAAGGTGATCGACGTGGAAGCCTTCGCGATGGAGAACGCCTTCGCGATGCTGGTCGACCAGCTCAACGTCAGCCGCGATGCGCTGGTCGCCGTGGTCGACATCGGAGCCACCATGACCACGCTGTCGGTGCTGCGCCACCAGCGCACCATCTATTCGCGCGAACAGGTCTTCGGCGGCAAACAGCTCACTGACGAAATCATGCGTCGCTACGGCCTCTCCTACGAGGAGGCCGGTCGCGCCAAACGCAAGGGCGGCCTGCCCGAGTCCTACGAGACCGAGGCGCTGGAGCCGTTCAAGGAAGCGTTGATCCAGCAGATCAGCCGCCTGCTGCAGTTCTTCTTCGCCGGCAGCGAGTACAGCAAGGTCGACCAGGTGGTGCTGGCCGGCGGTTGCGCCTCGATCGAGGGCCTCTGCCCGATGCTGGAGGAACAGCTGGGCGTGCCGTGCATGGTGGCCAATCCGCTGGCGCGCATGTCGCTGGCGCCCAAGGTGCAGGCGCAATCGCTGGCGCAGGATGCCCCCGCGCTGATGATCGCCGTCGGCCTGGCGCTCAGGAGTTTCGACTGA